In Humulus lupulus chromosome 6, drHumLupu1.1, whole genome shotgun sequence, a single genomic region encodes these proteins:
- the LOC133782211 gene encoding uncharacterized protein LOC133782211, with amino-acid sequence MARLLSKTFQARPSSLTALSLFLSQSHRSRSTLSGRNDRLIEVDLSSQSPDGESEALMIKKLDDIVHRIIVQRATPDWLPFLPGSSFWVPPRRDPFKFSDLVDKLTDRLSDEESLSLSSDRGWPCAHLLVNRSGSELARYDDVEGLGEFEVDDEVEVLGDSEGTHRSVDKKG; translated from the exons ATGGCACGATTACTCTCCAAAACCTTCCAAGCTCGACCCTCATCTCTCACTGCCCTTTCTCTCTTTCTGTCCCAATCCCAtcgatctcgttccacgctatccGGCCGCAATGACCGCCTCATCGAGGTCGACCTATCGTCTCAGTCGCCGGACGGTGAATCGGAGGCTTTGATGATCAAGAAGCTCGACGACATAGTTCATAGGATCATCGTCCAGAGGGCCACCCCTGACTGGCTTCCTTTCCTTCCCGGCTCCTCCTTCTGGGTCCCGCCTCGCCGTGACCCCTTCAAGTTCTCCGACTTGGTCGACAAGCTCACCGATCGCCTCAGCGACGAGGAGTCTCTTTCACTCTCTTCCGATCGTGGCTGGCCTTGCGCTCATTTATTAGTCAATC GCAGTGGATCTGAACTAGCAAGGTATGATGATGTAGAGGGATTAGGAGAATTCGAAGTGGACGACGAAGTAGAGGTTCTGGGTGATTCAGAGGGAACACATCGATCAGTTGATAAGAAAGGGTGA